In Thunnus thynnus chromosome 20, fThuThy2.1, whole genome shotgun sequence, a single window of DNA contains:
- the psmd11b gene encoding 26S proteasome non-ATPase regulatory subunit 11B, translated as MAAAAVVEFQRAQSLISTDRNASIDILHSIVRRDVQENDEEAVRVKEQSILELGTLLAKTGQAAELGGLLKFVRPFLISISKAKAARLVRSLLDLFLDMEAATGQEVELCLECIEWAKAEKRTFLRQALEARLISLYFDTKRYQEALALGSQLLQELKKMDDKALLVEVQLLESKTYHALSNLPKARAALTSARTTANAIYCPPKLQAALDMQSGIIHAAEEKDWKTAYSYFFEAFEGYDSIDSPRAITALKYMLLCKIVLNLPEEVQALISGKLALRYAGRQTDALKCVAQASKNRSLADFEKALTEYRAELRDDPIINTHLAKLYDSLLEQNLIRVIEPFSRVQIEHISGLIKLSKGDVERKLSQMILDKKFHGILDQGEGVLIIFEEPPVDKTYEAALETIQNMSKVVDSLYNKAKKLT; from the exons ATGGCGGCTGCAGCAGTGGTTGAGTTTCAGAGAGCTCAGTCTCTCATTAGCACGGACCGCAACGCCTCTATCGACATTCTCCACTCAATAG TGAGGAGAGATGTTCAAGAGAACGATGAGGAAGCTGTCAGGGTTAAAGAACAGAGCATCCTGGAGCTCGGGACTCTCCTGGCCAAGACAGGACAGGCAGCAG AGCTGGGGGGTCTGCTGAAATTCGTCAGGCCTTTCCTGATCTCTATCAGCAAGGCTAAGGCGGCCCGGCTGGTCCGTTCTCTGCTGGACCTCTTCCTCGACATGGAGGCAGCAACAGGGCAGGAGGTCGAGCTGTGTCTTGAATGCATTGAGTGGGCCAAGGCTGAGAAGAGGACCTTCCTACGACAGGCTCTGGAG gcACGACTGATTTCACTCTATTTTGACACCAAAAGATACCAGGAGGCCTTGGCGCTCG GCTCCCAGTTGCTCCAGGAACTGAAAAAGATGGATGACAAAGCTCTGCTGGTAGAGGTTCAGTTGCTTGAAAGTAAGACGTACCACGCTCTCAGTAACCTGCCCAAGGCCCGCGCAGCCCTCACCTCAGCCAGGACCACCGCCAACGCCATCTACTGTCCTCCAAAACTCCAGGCAGCGCTGGACATGCAGTCAG GGATCATCCATGCAGCAGAAGAGAAGGACTGGAAGACGGCCTACTCCTACTTCTTCGAGGCCTTTGAGGGCTACGACTCCATTGACAGCCCCCGAGCCATCACAGCGCTCAAATACATGCTTCTCTGCAAAATTGTTCTCAACTT ACCAGAGGAGGTACAAGCCCTGATCAGCGGTAAACTGGCCCTGCGATACGCCGGCCGCCAG ACAGATGCACTGAAATGTGTTGCCCAGGCCAGCAAGAACAGATCATTAGCAGACTTTGAAAAG GCCCTCACAGAGTACAGAGCGGAGCTGAGGGACGACCCGATTATCAACACTCACCTGGCCAAGCTGTACGACAGCCTGCTGGAACAAAACCTCATCCGAGTCATTGAACCTTTTTCCAGAGTACAG aTAGAACACATATCAGGTCTAATCAAACTCTCAAAG GGGGATGTTGAGAGGAAATTATCACAGATGATTCTGGACAAAAAGTTTCACG GAATCCTTGACCAGGGTGAAGGTGTCTTGATCATTTTTGAAGAGCCTCCAGTGGACAAAACATACGAAGCAGCCTTGGAAACAATTCAGAACATGAGCAAAGTCGTGGATTCACTTTACAACAAAGCCAAGAAGCTGACATAG
- the cdk5r1b gene encoding cyclin-dependent kinase 5 activator 1b, with protein MGTVLSLSPSYRKAALFEDGPATVGHYTAVQNSKNAKDKNLKRHSLINVLPWKRIVAVSAKKKGSKKVQPNGNYQNNVTHLNNENLKKSQSCANLSTFTQDQSTPALTKSSNNTASSVKKAPLANSNVAPGTPKRVIVQASTSELLRCLGEFLCRRCYRLKHLSPTDPVLWLRSVDRSLLLQGWQDQGFITPANVVFVYMLCRDVVSSEVATEHELQAVLLTCLYLSYSYMGNEISYPLKPFLVESSKETFWDRCLSIINLMSAKMLQINSDPHYFTQVFADLKNESQKEEERSRLLIGLDR; from the coding sequence ATGGGAACCGTGCTGTCTTTGTCACCTAGCTACCGAAAGGCGGCTCTCTTTGAGGATGGACCGGCCACTGTGGGCCACTACACAGCTGTCCAGAACAGCAAGAACGCCAAAGACAAGAACCTGAAGCGCCACTCGCTCATCAACGTCCTCCCATGGAAGCGGATTGTAGCAGTGTCAGCCAAGAAGAAGGGCTCCAAGAAGGTGCAGCCCAACGGCAACTACCAGAACAATGTCACCCACCTGAACAACGAAAACCTGAAGAAGTCGCAGTCCTGCGCCAACCTGTCCACCTTCACCCAGGATCAGAGCACTCCAGCTCTCACCAAGAGCTCCAACAACACAGCATCGTCTGTCAAGAAGGCCCCTCTGGCTAACTCCAATGTGGCCCCCGGGACCCCAAAGAGAGTGATTGTCCAGGCCTCCACCAGTGAGCTGCTGCGCTGCCTGGGGGAGTTTCTGTGCCGGCGTTGTTACCGGCTGAAACACCTGTCACCCACTGATCCTGTGCTGTGGCTGCGCAGCGTGGACCGCTCCCTGCTGCTGCAAGGCTGGCAGGACCAGGGATTCATCACCCCTGCGAACGTGGTCTTTGTCTACATGCTGTGCCGTGACGTGGTCTCCTCCGAGGTGGCCACGGAGCACGAGCTGCAGGCCGTGCTGCTCACCTGCCTCTACCTGTCTTACTCCTACATGGGCAACGAGATCTCCTACCCACTCAAGCCCTTCTTGGTGGAGAGCTCCAAGGAGACCTTCTGGGACCGCTGCCTGTCCATCATCAACCTGATGAGCGCCAAAATGCTCCAGATCAACTCTGACCCGCACTACTTCACTCAGGTGTTCGCCGACCTGAAGAATGAGAgccagaaggaggaggagaggagccgCTTGCTCATCGGCCTGGACCGGTGA